A genomic segment from Polyangium mundeleinium encodes:
- a CDS encoding NAD(P)/FAD-dependent oxidoreductase → MERFDVLIVGGGPAGLGAALILGRCRREVLVCDAGTPRNAPARGIHGLLGHDGLPPAELLRRGREEARRYGVTIRDVEVCDVRRCEHGFEAELADGGRVEARKVVLATGMLDVIPAIEGILTYYGRGVYHCPICDGWECRDQPIGVLGPARRARRAALSLLRWSDDILVFTHGPAALTDDDRRLFEKHRIGLREAPIQRLEGDGEALARVVLSDGEVVPRRAIFLKTGEVPRSDLPTKLGCKINGDGTTEAEFHGSTESEGVFVVGDASPRVQLVSVAQAEGAAAAVRINAILQEEDLSLR, encoded by the coding sequence GTGGAACGTTTCGACGTGCTCATCGTCGGCGGAGGTCCGGCCGGGCTCGGGGCGGCGCTGATTCTCGGGCGCTGCCGCCGCGAAGTGCTCGTCTGCGACGCGGGCACCCCTCGCAATGCGCCTGCGCGGGGCATTCACGGCCTGCTCGGGCACGATGGTTTGCCCCCGGCGGAGCTCTTGCGGCGGGGGCGCGAGGAGGCGCGGCGGTACGGCGTCACGATTCGCGACGTCGAGGTCTGCGACGTCCGGCGATGCGAGCATGGATTCGAGGCCGAGCTCGCGGACGGAGGCCGGGTCGAGGCGCGCAAGGTGGTGCTCGCGACGGGGATGCTCGACGTCATCCCGGCCATCGAGGGCATCCTCACGTATTATGGGCGCGGCGTGTACCATTGCCCGATTTGCGACGGGTGGGAGTGCCGGGACCAGCCGATCGGCGTCCTCGGCCCTGCCCGCCGCGCGAGGCGCGCGGCATTGTCGCTCCTCCGCTGGAGCGACGACATCCTTGTCTTCACGCACGGCCCGGCCGCGCTCACCGACGACGACAGGCGCCTCTTCGAAAAACATCGAATCGGATTGCGGGAGGCGCCCATCCAGCGGCTCGAAGGCGACGGCGAGGCGCTCGCGCGGGTCGTGCTTTCCGACGGCGAGGTCGTGCCGCGGCGGGCGATCTTCCTGAAGACGGGCGAAGTGCCGCGCTCGGACCTGCCCACGAAGCTCGGCTGCAAGATCAACGGCGACGGCACGACGGAGGCGGAGTTCCACGGGAGCACGGAATCCGAGGGCGTCTTCGTCGTGGGCGACGCTTCGCCCCGGGTCCAGCTCGTCAGCGTGGCGCAGGCCGAAGGGGCAGCCGCCGCCGTCCGCATCAATGCCATCTTGCAGGAGGAGGACCTTTCTTTGCGTTAG
- a CDS encoding STAS domain-containing protein, with the protein MPELSAQEFFRAGEIPEGAVLSGKELEAAFWQIKKMQRESQQQQAFWKSVNDSLSDAYQKLASFQKELASSREALRQANERLEEKVRERTLELTDKLEKIEEQQRTIRALFTPVIQVWDRILVLPIVGELDARRASEMMGGLLEAVVDTQSTFVVLDLTGVDDVDAETADHLVKMSRAAGLLGTTCLLSGLSPRVAAALVALDVALGELLSFGKLQAALQFALRRLDKPTGRSV; encoded by the coding sequence ATGCCCGAATTGTCTGCGCAGGAGTTCTTTCGAGCCGGCGAGATTCCCGAGGGCGCCGTCCTCTCTGGCAAGGAGCTGGAGGCGGCGTTCTGGCAGATCAAAAAAATGCAGCGGGAGTCGCAGCAGCAGCAAGCGTTCTGGAAATCGGTGAACGACTCGCTCTCGGACGCGTACCAGAAGCTCGCGTCGTTCCAGAAGGAGCTCGCGTCGTCCCGGGAAGCGCTGCGGCAGGCCAACGAACGGCTCGAAGAAAAGGTGCGGGAGCGGACGCTGGAGCTCACCGACAAGCTCGAGAAGATCGAGGAGCAGCAGCGGACCATCCGCGCGCTCTTCACGCCCGTCATCCAGGTATGGGACCGGATCCTCGTCTTGCCCATCGTGGGCGAGCTCGACGCGCGCCGGGCCTCTGAAATGATGGGCGGCCTGCTCGAAGCGGTCGTGGACACGCAGAGCACGTTCGTCGTGCTCGACCTGACCGGCGTCGACGACGTGGACGCCGAGACCGCCGACCACCTCGTCAAAATGAGCCGCGCCGCCGGCCTGCTCGGCACCACCTGCCTGCTCTCGGGGCTCTCGCCGCGCGTCGCTGCCGCGCTCGTCGCGCTCGACGTCGCGCTCGGCGAGCTCCTCTCGTTCGGAAAGCTCCAGGCCGCATTGCAATTCGCGCTCCGGCGCCTTGACAAACCCACCGGCCGCAGCGTCTAG
- a CDS encoding ATP-binding protein: protein MQLVRQIVRERRAYNGWVANETMEDYSLRYAPRSFRKWSPLLLANTALGGISFLALEAIGGSLVVHYGFQNSFWAIVVCSAIIFLTGVPITYYAAKYNLDMDLLTRGAGFGYIGSTVTSLIYASFTFIFFALEASIMAQALELWLGLPLAAGYLVSSLCIIPLVLFGVTLINRFQLWTQPLWLVLMILPFVYVFRKDPSALAGWTSFGGTSPSGRHFDPILFGLAANVSFSLIVQIGEQVDYLRFMPDKTKSNRKLWWFALLAAGPGWIVLGGAKQLAGAFLATLAMRHGATVEKALQPIWMYVAGYEYVFSNRNLMIGVGILFVLVSQLKINVTNAYAGSLAWSNFFSRLSHSHPGRVVWLVFNVAIALLLMMFGVFHTLDKVLALYSNVAIAWIGAIVADLVVNKPIGLSPKYIEFKRAHLYNVNPVGFGSMAAGSVVSMLCYAGFFGPAPKAYSSFIALGLAFVLSPLIAVATKGKYYIARTNDHFSNDKAHGSEPCCLCEHSYEPQDMAHCPVYQGSICSLCCTLDGRCHDACKSQPESRQRIATFLEGKLAPRLASRLLRFAAVYTGMAFAVALVFFLFHQASGVTGESRAALGRTFTELYAAVVVLIGIGAWWLVLSWESRELVEEELDRQNVELEQEVKEHKKTESALRQARAEAETSAHAAEAANQAKSQFLANMSHELRTPLNAIIGYSEMLEEEADEGGYEAIVPDLGKIRQAGKQLLLLVDDVLDLSKIEANRMALDPTPFDLAALLEEVRGTVQPMVDRNGNELYVEGADGPLEMVADRKRVMQTLNNLLSNAAKFTKGGRIHLRASLHEAEGRPCVRLAVRDEGIGMSPEQQRRLFQPFTQADLSTSRKYGGTGLGLSITKRLVEMMAGTIEMESELGKGTTFTVTLPRTPAPPDGEGL from the coding sequence ATGCAGCTCGTCAGGCAGATCGTCCGGGAGCGGCGCGCGTACAACGGCTGGGTCGCCAACGAAACGATGGAGGATTACTCGCTGCGTTATGCGCCGAGGTCCTTCCGCAAATGGTCCCCGCTCCTGCTCGCCAACACCGCGCTCGGGGGCATCTCGTTCCTCGCGCTGGAGGCGATCGGCGGCTCGCTCGTCGTCCATTACGGCTTCCAGAACTCGTTTTGGGCCATCGTCGTCTGCAGCGCGATCATCTTCCTGACCGGCGTGCCGATCACGTATTACGCCGCGAAATACAACCTCGACATGGACCTCCTGACCCGCGGCGCCGGGTTCGGGTACATCGGCTCGACGGTCACCTCGCTCATCTACGCCTCGTTCACGTTCATCTTTTTCGCGCTGGAGGCCTCGATCATGGCCCAGGCGCTGGAGCTCTGGCTGGGCCTGCCGCTCGCCGCCGGTTACCTCGTCAGCTCGCTCTGCATCATCCCGCTCGTCCTCTTCGGCGTTACGCTGATCAATCGATTCCAGCTCTGGACCCAGCCCCTCTGGCTGGTCCTCATGATCCTGCCGTTCGTCTACGTCTTCCGGAAGGACCCTTCCGCGCTCGCCGGCTGGACGAGCTTCGGCGGAACATCCCCGAGCGGCCGCCATTTCGACCCGATCCTGTTCGGGCTCGCCGCGAACGTGTCCTTTTCGCTCATCGTCCAGATCGGCGAGCAGGTCGATTACCTCCGGTTCATGCCGGACAAGACGAAATCGAACCGCAAGCTCTGGTGGTTCGCGCTGCTCGCCGCGGGCCCAGGCTGGATCGTGCTCGGAGGCGCCAAGCAGCTCGCCGGGGCATTCCTCGCCACCCTCGCGATGCGGCACGGCGCGACCGTGGAGAAGGCGCTCCAGCCGATCTGGATGTACGTGGCCGGCTACGAGTACGTCTTTTCGAATCGGAACTTGATGATCGGGGTGGGCATCCTGTTCGTGCTCGTCTCGCAGCTCAAGATCAACGTGACGAACGCCTACGCGGGCTCGCTCGCGTGGTCGAACTTCTTCTCGCGCCTCTCGCACAGCCACCCCGGCCGCGTGGTGTGGCTCGTGTTCAACGTGGCGATCGCGCTGCTCCTCATGATGTTCGGAGTGTTCCACACCCTGGACAAGGTGCTCGCGTTGTATTCGAACGTGGCCATCGCCTGGATCGGGGCGATCGTCGCCGATCTCGTGGTGAACAAACCGATCGGTTTGTCGCCGAAGTACATCGAGTTCAAGCGGGCGCACCTCTACAACGTGAACCCGGTCGGGTTCGGGTCGATGGCCGCGGGCTCGGTCGTGTCGATGCTCTGTTATGCCGGCTTTTTCGGTCCGGCGCCGAAGGCGTATTCGTCGTTCATCGCCCTCGGCCTCGCGTTCGTGCTCTCCCCGCTCATCGCCGTGGCGACGAAGGGCAAGTATTACATCGCCCGCACGAACGACCATTTCTCGAACGACAAGGCCCACGGCAGCGAGCCGTGTTGCCTCTGCGAGCATTCGTACGAGCCGCAGGACATGGCCCATTGCCCCGTCTACCAGGGCTCGATCTGCTCGCTCTGCTGCACGCTCGACGGGCGCTGCCACGACGCCTGCAAATCGCAGCCCGAGAGCCGCCAGCGTATCGCGACCTTCCTCGAAGGAAAACTCGCGCCGCGCCTCGCCTCGCGCCTCCTGCGCTTCGCCGCCGTCTATACGGGCATGGCCTTCGCGGTGGCGCTCGTGTTTTTCCTCTTCCACCAGGCCTCGGGCGTGACGGGCGAGAGCCGCGCCGCGCTCGGCCGGACGTTCACCGAGCTTTATGCGGCCGTCGTGGTCCTCATCGGGATCGGCGCGTGGTGGCTCGTGCTCTCGTGGGAGAGCCGCGAGCTCGTCGAGGAGGAGCTCGACCGGCAAAACGTCGAGCTCGAACAGGAGGTGAAGGAGCACAAAAAGACGGAGAGCGCGCTCCGGCAAGCGCGCGCCGAGGCCGAGACCTCGGCCCACGCCGCGGAGGCGGCGAACCAGGCGAAGAGCCAGTTCCTCGCGAATATGAGCCACGAGCTGCGCACGCCGCTCAACGCGATCATCGGCTACAGCGAAATGCTGGAGGAGGAGGCCGACGAGGGCGGATACGAGGCCATCGTACCGGACCTCGGCAAGATCCGGCAGGCGGGCAAGCAGCTCTTGCTGCTCGTCGACGATGTGCTCGATCTGTCGAAGATCGAGGCGAACCGGATGGCGCTCGATCCCACGCCGTTCGACCTCGCCGCGCTGCTCGAAGAGGTGCGCGGGACGGTGCAACCGATGGTGGATCGCAATGGGAACGAGCTCTACGTCGAGGGCGCGGACGGGCCGCTCGAAATGGTGGCGGACAGGAAACGCGTGATGCAGACGTTGAACAACCTGCTCAGCAACGCGGCCAAGTTCACGAAGGGCGGGCGGATCCACCTGCGCGCGTCGCTGCACGAGGCGGAAGGCCGGCCTTGCGTGAGGCTCGCCGTGCGGGACGAGGGGATCGGGATGTCGCCCGAGCAGCAGCGCCGGCTGTTCCAGCCCTTCACGCAGGCCGACCTCTCGACGAGCCGCAAATACGGGGGGACCGGGCTCGGCCTCTCCATCACGAAGCGGCTCGTGGAGATGATGGCCGGGACGATCGAAATGGAAAGCGAGCTCGGGAAAGGAACGACCTTCACGGTGACCTTGCCGCGCACGCCGGCGCCGCCCGACGGCGAGGGGCTTTAA
- a CDS encoding YtfJ family protein, whose translation MKQAFVRKMRGFPGILGTAFLVLFLLIPAGSALALPRVGQPVRRVVVEDPDGRVMDLGFPRPKPTLILYEDRKSAAQNRALKDELNKLADTKAEAKQIQFVAIADTSDYRAWPLRGFAERSVRKKAVEVGQTIYCDWDGAFRKTYGLRRGVSSVVLVGKDGRIEYAADGKLDAPARSKLFALLRAQVR comes from the coding sequence ATGAAGCAAGCGTTCGTCCGGAAAATGCGGGGATTTCCCGGAATCCTCGGGACGGCTTTTCTGGTCCTGTTTCTTTTGATCCCCGCGGGCTCGGCGCTCGCCCTGCCGCGCGTGGGCCAGCCGGTGCGGCGGGTGGTCGTCGAGGATCCGGACGGGCGCGTCATGGACCTCGGGTTTCCCCGGCCGAAGCCGACGCTCATCCTTTACGAGGATCGCAAGTCGGCGGCGCAAAACCGGGCTTTGAAGGACGAGCTCAACAAGCTCGCGGACACGAAAGCCGAGGCCAAACAGATCCAGTTCGTGGCCATTGCCGATACGAGTGATTATCGCGCCTGGCCGCTGCGCGGCTTCGCCGAGCGCTCTGTGCGCAAAAAGGCCGTGGAGGTCGGGCAGACCATCTATTGCGACTGGGATGGCGCATTCCGGAAGACGTACGGCCTGCGGCGCGGCGTGAGCAGCGTGGTGCTCGTGGGCAAGGACGGGCGGATCGAATACGCGGCGGACGGCAAGCTCGACGCCCCGGCGCGGAGCAAGCTGTTTGCGCTCCTCCGGGCGCAGGTCCGCTGA
- a CDS encoding response regulator has translation MSPSHRPDTMPPSRPPPGEEELRRLVAHLRHELRTSLTAVIGYSEDLLETLEGPEALRTELEALRGAGAAVLALVNERLGAEALRALSTSTLPRLVRALGDACAEPASAIAPLCVRLVAAAEGAGQYALIPTLCRIQAAGVMLNDLLAGYALELLPHAPPLGGMPKAADPTNEARLAEAPSAERGHILLVDDNSVTRDVLRQWLVRQGHDVEEASGGDAALELLRARAFDLVLLDLVMPDRSGIEVLDVLRAEDLLGRAPIIVLSALDEFDGVVSALERGADDYVTKPFHRVLLRARIRMALELRRHRERERAYQGMLAELRHAR, from the coding sequence ATGAGCCCATCCCATCGCCCCGACACCATGCCCCCGAGCCGCCCCCCGCCCGGCGAGGAGGAGCTGCGGCGCCTCGTCGCGCATTTGCGCCACGAATTGCGAACCTCGCTCACGGCCGTGATCGGATACAGCGAGGACCTCCTGGAGACGCTGGAGGGCCCCGAGGCGCTCCGAACCGAGCTCGAGGCCTTGCGCGGCGCCGGCGCGGCCGTCCTCGCGCTCGTGAACGAGCGCCTCGGCGCGGAGGCATTGCGGGCGCTCTCGACGTCGACCTTGCCGCGCCTCGTGCGCGCGCTCGGCGACGCCTGCGCGGAGCCTGCCTCGGCCATCGCGCCCCTCTGCGTGCGCCTCGTCGCCGCGGCCGAGGGCGCCGGGCAATACGCCCTCATCCCCACGCTCTGCCGCATTCAGGCGGCGGGCGTGATGCTGAACGATCTCCTCGCCGGATACGCGCTCGAGCTCTTGCCGCACGCGCCCCCCCTTGGCGGCATGCCGAAGGCCGCGGATCCGACGAACGAGGCGCGCCTCGCCGAGGCGCCGTCCGCCGAGCGGGGCCACATCCTGCTCGTCGACGACAATTCGGTCACGCGGGACGTGTTGCGCCAATGGCTCGTCCGACAGGGGCACGACGTCGAGGAGGCGAGCGGCGGCGACGCGGCGCTCGAGCTCCTCCGGGCGCGCGCATTTGATCTCGTCCTGCTCGACCTCGTCATGCCGGATCGGAGCGGCATCGAGGTGCTCGACGTCCTCCGGGCGGAGGACCTGCTCGGGCGCGCGCCGATCATCGTGCTCTCCGCGCTCGACGAGTTCGACGGCGTGGTCTCCGCGCTCGAACGCGGCGCCGACGATTACGTGACGAAGCCCTTCCACAGGGTGCTGCTCCGGGCGCGCATCCGCATGGCCCTCGAACTCCGGCGGCACCGCGAGCGCGAGCGCGCCTACCAGGGAATGCTGGCGGAGCTCCGTCACGCGCGCTGA
- a CDS encoding ABC transporter substrate-binding protein, with protein MRTAPPSCLPRRTWLLLSLGLLASAAGCKGSAEGGGAGAGKVKLTLNWVAEPEFGGFYAARDGGAFKRAGLDVEIMPGGAGVPVLQMVANGQSDFGVVGGDEVVIARARGADVVPIFATYQTFPQAIMVHASREAKTMADVFAGGTLAIEPGTAYAAYLKKKYGFDKVKVVPYDGGIARFVVDKEYAQQCFITSEPIAARKKGAEPKVFLVADEGYDPYATVIITRKAFWKENPERVRAFVRAAREGWRAYLDDPAPANAVMQKLNTTMDAETFTAVAAAQKTLVENAQTKKLGMMTRERWDTLSKQLLELGIIDKVPPLDDYLVAIDE; from the coding sequence ATGAGAACGGCGCCTCCCTCCTGCCTGCCTCGCCGCACCTGGCTCCTCCTCTCGCTCGGCCTCCTCGCGAGCGCCGCGGGCTGCAAGGGCTCTGCCGAGGGCGGGGGCGCGGGCGCCGGCAAGGTCAAGCTCACGCTGAACTGGGTGGCCGAGCCCGAGTTCGGAGGGTTTTACGCGGCGCGTGACGGAGGCGCGTTCAAGCGCGCCGGGCTCGACGTCGAAATCATGCCCGGCGGCGCGGGCGTGCCCGTCCTGCAGATGGTCGCGAACGGGCAGAGCGATTTCGGCGTCGTCGGCGGGGACGAGGTCGTCATCGCCCGCGCGCGTGGCGCCGACGTCGTCCCGATCTTCGCGACGTACCAGACCTTCCCGCAGGCCATCATGGTCCACGCCTCGCGCGAGGCAAAGACCATGGCCGACGTCTTCGCGGGCGGCACCCTCGCGATCGAGCCGGGCACCGCGTATGCCGCGTACCTCAAGAAGAAATACGGTTTCGATAAGGTGAAGGTCGTGCCCTACGACGGCGGCATCGCCCGGTTCGTCGTGGACAAGGAGTACGCCCAGCAATGCTTCATCACGTCGGAGCCGATCGCGGCGCGAAAGAAGGGCGCGGAGCCGAAGGTCTTTCTCGTCGCCGACGAAGGGTATGACCCGTACGCCACGGTCATCATCACGCGAAAGGCGTTCTGGAAAGAGAACCCGGAGCGCGTCCGCGCATTCGTGCGCGCCGCGCGGGAAGGCTGGCGCGCCTACCTCGACGACCCGGCCCCCGCGAATGCGGTGATGCAAAAGCTCAACACCACGATGGACGCCGAGACGTTCACCGCCGTCGCCGCGGCGCAGAAGACGCTCGTCGAGAATGCGCAGACGAAAAAGCTCGGCATGATGACGCGCGAGCGCTGGGATACGCTCAGCAAGCAGCTCCTCGAGCTCGGCATCATCGACAAGGTGCCGCCGCTCGACGACTACCTCGTCGCAATCGACGAGTGA
- a CDS encoding OPT family oligopeptide transporter has translation MSASAPSPVPEVEAAAPEPSASHAPHEPYVPARESPRELTVRAVALGALLGIVFAASSVYLALKVGLTVSASIPIAVMSITIFRFFGRATILENNIVQTTGSAGESIAAGVAFTLPSLLLMGYDLAAGRVLLLSVLGGLLGVLMMIPLRHGLIVEEHGKLKYPEGTACADVLIVGETGGTNAKTVFAGFGLGFLYKLLGDPLKLFNMNPAYRFTSWKGASVAGELTPEMLGVGYIIGPKTASTTMAGGVLAYLILIPLIAFFGDKIDSPIFPATTLIRDMSPNDIRSRYVLYIGAGAVATGGFISLGRALPTIVKAFRSGIKSFRAGKAEKATPRTEKDLPFNFVVYGLVALLLAIWLAPTLGISLPTAILIMLFGFVFVTVSSRITGEIGSSSNPISGMTVATLLITCLLFLAMGWVGVDHRAMALSTAAIVCIAASNGGATSQDLKTGYLVGATPRRQQIGLLVGVVTSALVIGYTLLFLNASYTTRAAETYEAPIPVESITAQVEKGPDGKDYRVAYQPNSGAAIPQGKYLVEDSGKVAFVIDPGIGGRVPHEPKKLEGDTAVPANAASKGSMLGPDRKSYTVYEVAEGGAMHAGRYLGEDGKLVYELREVKKLDAPKASLFALIIDGILTRKLPWSLVLIGVMLAIVMELCGVAALPFAVGVYLPISTSVPIFVGGLVRWLVDRKRGQAGSDEEFSPGTLLSSGYIAGGAIAGLVAALVAGLGMEHKFDLSTVFTRFSASNISGVLAFGAIAGALYWAAVRGKSAVGKSEG, from the coding sequence ATGTCCGCGTCCGCGCCCTCCCCGGTCCCCGAAGTCGAGGCCGCCGCCCCCGAGCCTTCGGCCTCGCACGCGCCCCACGAGCCGTACGTACCCGCACGCGAGAGCCCACGTGAGCTCACCGTGCGCGCCGTGGCGCTCGGCGCGTTGCTCGGCATCGTCTTCGCCGCGTCTTCGGTGTACCTCGCGCTCAAGGTCGGCTTGACCGTCTCGGCGTCCATTCCGATCGCCGTCATGTCAATCACGATCTTCCGCTTCTTCGGGCGCGCGACGATCCTGGAGAACAACATCGTCCAGACGACGGGCTCCGCGGGCGAGTCGATCGCGGCGGGCGTGGCATTCACGCTGCCCTCGCTCTTGCTCATGGGCTACGACCTCGCGGCGGGCCGGGTGCTTTTGCTCTCGGTGCTCGGCGGCCTGCTCGGCGTGTTGATGATGATCCCGCTCCGGCACGGGCTCATCGTGGAGGAGCACGGAAAACTGAAATACCCCGAGGGCACGGCCTGCGCCGACGTGCTCATCGTGGGCGAGACGGGCGGCACGAACGCGAAGACCGTGTTCGCGGGCTTCGGGCTCGGCTTTTTGTACAAGCTCCTCGGCGACCCGCTGAAGCTCTTCAACATGAACCCCGCCTACCGGTTCACGAGCTGGAAGGGCGCGAGCGTCGCGGGGGAGCTCACGCCGGAGATGCTCGGCGTCGGCTACATCATTGGCCCGAAGACGGCGAGCACCACGATGGCGGGCGGCGTGCTCGCGTATCTCATCCTGATCCCGCTCATCGCGTTCTTCGGCGACAAGATCGATAGCCCGATTTTCCCGGCGACGACGCTCATCCGCGACATGTCGCCGAACGACATCCGCAGCCGGTACGTGCTCTACATCGGCGCGGGCGCGGTGGCGACGGGCGGCTTCATCAGCCTCGGCCGCGCGTTGCCCACGATCGTCAAGGCGTTCCGGAGCGGCATCAAGAGCTTCCGCGCGGGCAAGGCCGAGAAGGCGACGCCGCGCACGGAGAAGGACCTGCCTTTCAACTTCGTGGTGTATGGCCTCGTCGCGCTCCTGCTCGCGATATGGCTCGCGCCCACGCTCGGGATCTCGCTGCCCACGGCGATCCTGATCATGCTCTTCGGCTTCGTGTTCGTGACGGTCTCCTCGCGGATCACGGGCGAAATCGGCTCGTCGTCGAATCCGATCTCGGGCATGACGGTGGCGACGCTCCTCATCACGTGCCTGCTCTTCCTGGCGATGGGCTGGGTGGGCGTGGATCACCGGGCGATGGCGCTCTCGACGGCGGCGATCGTGTGCATCGCGGCCTCGAACGGCGGGGCGACGAGCCAGGACCTGAAGACGGGGTATCTCGTGGGCGCGACGCCGCGGCGGCAGCAGATTGGCCTGCTCGTCGGGGTCGTCACGAGCGCGCTCGTCATTGGATACACGCTCCTCTTCCTCAATGCGTCCTACACGACCCGGGCCGCCGAGACGTACGAGGCGCCCATTCCGGTCGAGTCGATCACGGCGCAGGTGGAGAAGGGCCCGGACGGGAAGGACTATCGCGTCGCCTACCAGCCGAACTCGGGCGCGGCCATTCCCCAAGGGAAATACCTGGTCGAAGACTCGGGGAAGGTGGCGTTCGTGATCGACCCGGGCATCGGCGGCCGCGTGCCGCACGAGCCGAAGAAGCTCGAAGGCGATACCGCCGTGCCTGCGAACGCGGCGAGCAAAGGTTCGATGCTCGGCCCGGATCGCAAATCGTACACGGTCTACGAGGTGGCCGAAGGCGGGGCGATGCACGCGGGGCGGTATCTCGGCGAGGACGGGAAGCTCGTGTACGAGCTGCGCGAGGTGAAGAAGCTCGACGCCCCCAAGGCGAGCCTGTTCGCGCTGATCATCGACGGCATTCTCACGCGCAAGTTGCCCTGGAGCCTCGTGCTCATCGGCGTGATGCTGGCGATCGTGATGGAGCTCTGCGGCGTGGCGGCGCTGCCGTTCGCGGTCGGCGTGTACCTGCCCATCTCGACGAGCGTGCCCATTTTCGTCGGTGGCCTCGTGCGGTGGCTCGTCGACCGGAAGCGCGGGCAGGCGGGCAGCGATGAAGAGTTCAGCCCGGGCACGCTGCTCAGCTCGGGATACATCGCGGGCGGCGCCATCGCGGGCCTCGTGGCGGCGCTCGTCGCGGGGCTTGGGATGGAACACAAGTTCGACCTCTCCACCGTGTTCACGCGTTTTTCGGCCTCGAACATCTCGGGCGTGCTCGCGTTCGGCGCGATCGCGGGCGCGCTTTACTGGGCCGCCGTTCGGGGGAAGTCGGCCGTCGGCAAGTCCGAGGGCTGA
- a CDS encoding response regulator, giving the protein MSDILLVEDNEMNREMLSRRLVRRGFSVRLAEDGGTSLRRVAEALPDLILMDMTLPDIDGLEVIRKLKEDARTRDVPIVVLTARAMPEDRARAFAAGADEYDVKPVDIDRLLEKMRTLLARRAS; this is encoded by the coding sequence ATGTCCGACATCCTGCTCGTCGAGGACAATGAAATGAACCGGGAGATGCTCTCGCGCCGCCTCGTGCGCCGGGGGTTTTCCGTGCGGCTCGCGGAGGACGGGGGCACAAGCCTACGCAGGGTCGCCGAAGCGCTGCCGGACCTGATCCTGATGGATATGACCTTGCCGGACATCGACGGCCTGGAGGTCATCCGCAAGCTCAAGGAGGACGCGCGGACGCGCGACGTGCCGATCGTCGTGCTCACCGCGCGCGCAATGCCCGAGGACCGCGCGCGCGCCTTCGCGGCCGGCGCGGACGAGTACGACGTCAAACCCGTGGATATCGACCGCCTGCTCGAAAAAATGCGGACGCTGCTGGCGAGGAGGGCCTCATGA